The Mycolicibacterium aurum genome segment TCCTCGACCATGACGGCCCCATAGGTGGTCGATGTCGTGACCTGGTCGGCCTCGGGCTCAACGAGCAACGCCTGCAACAGTTCCGACGTGCCACCGGACTCCGTGTGCGACAGCGACTCGTGCCAACCATGGTCGGGAGTCGGCAGGCGCAGCACGCATTCGGCGGCGAACACCTGGCTCAACTCGGTGACGATGGCCCGTTCCAGAGACGGCAGGTCGATACTGGCTTCGGCGAAGATGTTGGTCAGCCGCTCACGGCGCCGGGTGAAGGACAGCTCGTCCCGTTGCCGGACTTCGGCGGCGCGCGCGTCCTGCATCTGCTGCTCGTGCAGCCTCGCAGCTTCACTGCGAAGCCGGGCGAAGGATCGATCGAGTTCCAGCAGCGCTTTGACCTTCGCGTAGAACACCTGTCGCGGAACCGGCTTGACCAGGAAGTCGACCGCTCCCAGGTCGTAGCCGCGATGCAGGTCGCTGTCGTCTGCCTGACCGGTGAGGAAGACGATCGGGGTCGACGCCAGCTCTTCGACGTCTCTGATCAACTGCGCGGTCTCGAACCCGTCCATCCCCGGCATGTTGATGTCCAGGACGATCACGGCGACTTTGCGTTGCAGGAGCGCGGTGAGCGCCTCCTCGCCGGAGCCAGCCTGGGCGATCTCGCAGTCCAAAGGTGTCAACACGGTGCACAACAGCTCGCGCAGCCTCGCGTCGTCATCGACGATGAGGACCATCTGCGTGTCGTCGACCGCAGCGGTCTCGCGCGAGAGGTTAGGTGACAGGGTCATCGGTCCCGGCGTCGCCACGTCCGGGACGAGTGCCTCGAACTCCACCCGTCCACATCTCCCATACGCACGCTAATCCCCCGTCGCCCCGCAAAGTGTCTCGACGGGGTCCGCAGCGTTTCACATCATAGGTGGATCAGCTGAGGTAGACGGGCGAACCGGACGAAATTCACTGCTCCGGGCCGGAATTAACGCGAGTGTCGACTCGCCTCGGGTGTCAGCCGTGGTCGGTGCAGGTCGTCGGTCCGGTCAGCGGAGCAAGTCCGGCGGCGTGATGGACCGTGGTGAGAGTCCCAGTGTCCGAACATGGTCGGCGATGGCGCCGAGGTTCGTGGTCCACACGTCGTCGTGGTCGAGCACATAGCGCATCAGATCGTCGAGTTCGGCGGCACGCGACGTCCGCCCGGTCAGGAAGGGGTGATTGGTGAGCACCCAGCAGCCGCTGGCCCGGCGCAGCCCATCGAACTCCAGCTGCCACAGTTCACGCGCCTTGCGCGGACTCTCGATCAGCCCGCTACCGGAGATGTCGGGCAGATAGCAGTACTGCTCCCAGTCGTCGAGGGCCCACTGGATCGGGATCTCGACCAGCGACCGGTCCGCACCGGGCGTGATCGCCAGCTCATAGGGGTGGTCGGCGTCCATCAGAGACGAGTCGTACAGAAAGCCCCGCTCGGCCAGCAGCGCGGGCGTGCGCCAGGACAGGTCCCACATCGGGGCCCGGTAACCCGTGGGCCGCACCCCGGCGACGTCGGCCAGGGCGGCCAGCCCCCGGTCGAGCGCGTCGATCTCCTGCTCCAGTGTCAGCGCGGTGGGCTGTTCATGGAGGTAGCCGTGGTGGGCGATCTCGTGTCCGGCGGCGACGATGCTGCGGATCGCCTGCGGGTAGCGGTCCGCCGTGTGGCCCGGCACGAAGAACGTCGACGCGACCTGGTGACGCTCGAGCAGGTTCAGGATGCGGGGAATGCCGACCAACGGCCCGTACGCCTGATGGCTCATCACGCTCATCCGGGCACCGACGGACTCCAGGGTGCCTTCGGGACCCCACAGCACCGCCGACTCGGCATCCACATCGAAGGTGAACGCCGCTGCCGCCGTTTTGCCGTCGGGCCAGCGCAATTCACTCATCCATCGACCATAAGCGAGATCAGCTCGTAGGCCAGGTTCGCCCCGGCGACGGCGGTCACCTCGGCATGGTCGTAGGCCGGAGCCACCTCGACCACGTCCGCGCCGACGACCGTCAACGCCCGCATGGCCCGCAGTACTGCCACCAGTTCGCGGCTCGTCATCCCGCCGATCTCGGGTGTCCCTGTCCCGGGCGCGAACGCCGGATCCAGTACGTCGACGTCGATCGAGACGTATACCGGGTGATCGCCGACCCGATTGAGCACGCGTTCGATCACTCCGTCCACCCCGATGCGGTCGATGTCGCGGCAGTGCACCACGGTGAACCCGAGTTCGGCGTCTTCGAGAAGGTCGGAACGGTCGTAGAGCGACCCCCGGATGCCCACATGCGCGGAACGGTCCTTGACGAGCAGACCCTGCTCGGAGGCACGCCGAAACGGTGTGCCGTGGGTGCAGGGCGCCCCGAAGTAGGTGTCCCAGGTGTCCAGGTGGGCGTCGAAATGCACCAACGCCACCGGGCCGTGCACCTGATTGACGGCCTGCAGGGCAGGTAGCGCGATCGTGTGGTCGCCGCCGAGCAGCACGACACGCTGCTCGGGTCTGCTGATCAATCCCCTTATGCCCGCGCGGATCTCGTCGACCGCGGCGGTGATGTCGAACGGATTGGCGGCGATGTCACCAGCGTCGACCACCTGCGCCGCGGCGAACGGTGTCACATCGAGGGCCGGGTTGTAGGGCTTCAGCAACCGGGAGGCCTGGCGAATGGCCGCGGGCCCGAACCTGGCGCCCGGACGGTAGGTGACCCCGCTGTCGAAAGGCACACCCGCCACCGCGATGTCGTAGTCGCTGACTTCGTGGCGCTGCGGCAGCCGCGCGAACGTGGCGATGCCCGCGTAACGCGGGACGGCCTGTGCGTCCACCTGGCCGAAGACGCCCGGCGTGGTCTCCACATAGGGCTGGCTGTGCATTCGTTTTACCTCCGTCATCACGCTCTCGACCGGGTGGAACCGCCGTTGCACGAAATCACCTGACCGACCACCGCTTCCAACTCGAAGTCGGACAGCAGTTCGACGGCGACGGCGATCTCGTCGGGGACTCCGATGCGAGCCAAGGGAATCGATTCGGCGTAGAGCTCGTGCACGGTCCCCAGGTCGAGGCCGGCCGCACGGGCATCCACCTGCAACTGGGGCGTGTCGGTGACGCCGGGAGCAACCGCGTTCACGATGATGTGCTCGGGCGCCAGTTCTCGTCCCAGGGTCTTGACCAAGGAGATCAGCCCGGACTTCGCGGCCGCATACGCTGTCGCCTCCGGCCACCCGGTGACACCCCACTCACTCGTGATCACCACGACGCGTCCGGCGCCCGCCGCCCGCATGTGCGGAAGGACCGCCTGAACGAGGAAGAACGTGCCACCGAGATTGGTGTCCACCACCTTCCACCAGTCGGCGTCGTCGTGCTCGAGCAGTGGCGCCATGG includes the following:
- a CDS encoding SDR family NAD(P)-dependent oxidoreductase; the protein is MSTDLTGRVALVTGAAQGMGSAHARRLAAAGATVAVNDIRDSPALAALADQIAGVRVAGDICDPAECERVVADVVTATGRLDILVANHAYMTMAPLLEHDDADWWKVVDTNLGGTFFLVQAVLPHMRAAGAGRVVVITSEWGVTGWPEATAYAAAKSGLISLVKTLGRELAPEHIIVNAVAPGVTDTPQLQVDARAAGLDLGTVHELYAESIPLARIGVPDEIAVAVELLSDFELEAVVGQVISCNGGSTRSRA
- the speB gene encoding agmatinase — protein: MHSQPYVETTPGVFGQVDAQAVPRYAGIATFARLPQRHEVSDYDIAVAGVPFDSGVTYRPGARFGPAAIRQASRLLKPYNPALDVTPFAAAQVVDAGDIAANPFDITAAVDEIRAGIRGLISRPEQRVVLLGGDHTIALPALQAVNQVHGPVALVHFDAHLDTWDTYFGAPCTHGTPFRRASEQGLLVKDRSAHVGIRGSLYDRSDLLEDAELGFTVVHCRDIDRIGVDGVIERVLNRVGDHPVYVSIDVDVLDPAFAPGTGTPEIGGMTSRELVAVLRAMRALTVVGADVVEVAPAYDHAEVTAVAGANLAYELISLMVDG
- a CDS encoding polysaccharide deacetylase family protein produces the protein MSELRWPDGKTAAAAFTFDVDAESAVLWGPEGTLESVGARMSVMSHQAYGPLVGIPRILNLLERHQVASTFFVPGHTADRYPQAIRSIVAAGHEIAHHGYLHEQPTALTLEQEIDALDRGLAALADVAGVRPTGYRAPMWDLSWRTPALLAERGFLYDSSLMDADHPYELAITPGADRSLVEIPIQWALDDWEQYCYLPDISGSGLIESPRKARELWQLEFDGLRRASGCWVLTNHPFLTGRTSRAAELDDLMRYVLDHDDVWTTNLGAIADHVRTLGLSPRSITPPDLLR